GCCTGTCCTGGGCCGGTGAGTCGCCCGCTCGGGTGCCCCGCCCGGCCGCGGACGCCGCCACCCGCCGGCAGTCCCGGTCAGGGCCGACCCGGACTGCTCCGTCGAGGAGCAGCCCGGGACGGACCGGTGGACTCAGGAACTCAGCCGCAGGAGTCCGTAGTCGAAGCCCTTGCGGCGGTAGACGACCGACGGCAGCTGGGTGTCGGAATCGTTGAACAGGTAGAAGTCGTGTCCCACCAGCTCCATCTGGAACAGGGCCTGGTCGACGGTGATGGGCTCCGCCGGGTGGTCCTTGACCCGGACGATCCGACCGGGCCCGTCCTGCTCCTGGTCGACGCTGTCGTCGGACGTCTCGTCGGCCAGGGCCACCCCGTTCACCGCGTCGAAGGTGGCGATGTCGGCCAGCCCGGGCACGGCACCGGCGGACACCTCGGCGGCGGCCACGCCGACCGGCAGCCGGTCGTGCTGACGGTGGTGGCGTCGGTCGGCCGAACGACGCAGGCGGGTCTCGAGTTTGGTGACCGCGGCATCCAGGGCGGCGTAGAAGGAGTCGGCGCTGGCTTCGGCGCGGATGGCCGGACCGCGGCTGCTCAACGTGATCTGCACCCGTTGGCAGGTCTTCGACTGGCGTCGGTTGGTCTCGTGGGAGAGCTCGACGTCGACCCGGATGATCTTGGGGTCGTAACGCTCCGTTCGGGCCAGCTTCTCGGTGACATGTGTCCGGAAGTGCTCCGGGATCTCGACGTTCCGACCCTTGACCACGACATCCACGACGGTCCTCCTCCTTCGGGTGACCGGACCCCGACGGATCCGGTGCAGGCTGGCACATCGACCGCCTCCCGGCGGCCGGGGGTGCTGCTGACCTCCTCCGACTCGAACCCACTCCCTGGCAACGGCTCTCGGACACCGTGCCCAGCCGGTGGCGGGTCGGGATCGTTCAGCACGAGATCACTCGAACCTACCGTCCGACGGGCGGGCCGCAAGTGCTGAGTCGATCTTGATCGACACACCTGACCACGCCCCGGATCAGCGACAACGCACGGTCGGGGAAGGTCCTTGCCGGTTGTCCGTTCCGTCGGGAATTCGTATGGGACAGTGCCCGGGTCAGGGGTACGTGACGCCGGTCGCGGGCAGATCGGATCGCGGCGGAGCCCGCCCCGGCAGCCAGGAGGGGGTTGTCATGTCCGGACTCGTCGTACTGCTGGTCGGAGCGGTGCTGTGTTTCCTGGGCGTCGGTTCGGTCCACTGGGCCGTCCTGGCTTCCGGGTTCGGCGCCGGCTGGGTCCTGGCCGACCTGTTCGGCACCTCCGTGGCCGTGACGTTCCTGGTGGCCGCGGCCACCGCGGTCATCGCCTGGGTGCTGGCCACCCTGGTGTTCAAGGTCGCGTCCTTCGTCGTCGGACTGGTCGCCGGGGCCCTGGTCGGCGCCCGGGTCTTCGCCGCTGTCGGCGGGCGGGGCAGCACGCTGCTGCTGGCCATCGTGGTGGTCGTCGCCGTGGCGCTGGTGACCGGACTGTTGGCCGACCGGTACCGCGAACGGGCCCTGCTGTGGGCGACCGCGCTCGGCGGCGCCGGGCTGGTGCTCAGCGGGCTGGGGCTGCTGTGGCCGGGGGGCCTGGGCTTCCTGCGCGATCCGGGTTCGGGCTGGCAGCAGGTGCTCTCGTCGTTGATCTGGGTGGCGCTGGGTGTCTTCGGATGGATCACCCAGCGGCGTCTGTTCCCCGAGAAGCTGCGTCTGCGGTCCCGTGAGGAGCGGCGCACCTGATCGCGCTGGGCCGGCGCTCGACCCCGGGCCCTCTGGCGCCCCGGGCCCGTCCGCCCCACGGTGCGACGAGCAACGGTCGGCGTTCCCCCCGCGGTCTGGACCGATCCGAACCGCAGGCGGCCACCTCGGGCGCGGCGACCGTCGCCCGCGTCAGCCATCCGGCGCCCGTCGATACCGGGGGCCGGCTGCGTGATCGAACGGAACCGCGCTGGCCACCACGAGCGCTCCGCGTACGGCCAGCCCCCGATGTCGCAGTACCTCCGCCGCGCAGGCGATCGTCGCCCCGGTGGTGAACACGTCGTCGACGATCAGCACGTCCGACCCCGCCGGTGGCGCCGCTCCGGCCGACCACCGGACGCGGCGGCGGAGGTTGTCGGCCCGCTCACGGGCGTCCAGACCGACCGAGTCGGCCGCCCGCCAGTCGGTGAACAGGCACGGCGCAACTCCGCAGGGCTGGTCGATGGTGGCCACGGCGACAGCGGCGGCCCGGCGGGCCATCAGGGTGACCGGGTCGCCACCCCGGCGTCGGGCACTCGTCCGCCGGCTGGGCGCCGGGACCAGCCACAGCGGGGCCGGTAGGGCGCTCACCCGGATCAACCGGCCGATGGCGAGCCCGAGTGCCTGTCCGAGCCGCCCGGGGAGGTCGCGACGTCCATGCTCCTTGCCGGCCAGGATCGCCGGCCGGACCGGATCCGTATACCGCGCGAGCGCCCAGACCTCCGGAGGTCCGGGCGAACGTCCGGGCGACCGGCCCGGTCCCGTGCTCGACGTGGGCGGCGGGTCCGGCTCGACGTCGACCGTCAGCGGCCACGGAACCCGTTGGGCTGGTCCGCTCAGCGCCGCTGCGCATCGGGTGCACCACGGCGCCGGGTCCCCGCACCCGGGACAGGGGCGGGGCAACACGAGATCCAGCCCGGCGGTGAGCGTTTCGCGGAGACTGCTGGAGCCGGCTGCCCGCCCGACCCGGCGTGGTGCTGTGCGGTGGGATGTCATCGATCCATCTGGCGATGCCGGGCCACCCCGGCGCCACTCCGGTCAGGAGCCTGTGGACGCATCGACGGGATGTGGACAACCAGGCCGACCGACGGTCGGATGTCGGTGTCCGCCGTCAGGGTTCGGCTCATGACTGCTTCGATGGACACTTCGACCAGCCCGTACGTGGACGGCCGACCAGCCTGGCGGGTCGGCCGGTCAGCCCAGGGCCCGGCCGATGACGAACAGCAACGCGCGACCGTACGCCTCGGTCGCGGTCCCGCCCTCGAAGGGTTGCTCGGGCATCTCGCCGCCGCCGCCCGTCATGCCCGGTCCGTCGTTCTGCGGTTCGGCGTCCTGTGGACCGGCGTCGGTGACTGCCGTGCCCGGGACATTCGCGACGGTGACGTGGAAACGACCCTCGTGGACCTCCAACCGGCGGAACGACCGGCCCAGCAGCCGACGCAGCTGTCCTTCCCGCGGCAGCCAGAGGGTCGCCTCGAGAGGCACCGAGTCCAGCGCCCACTCGGTCGTCCCGTTGAACCCCAGCACCTGTCCCCCGCTGCCCTCGCCGATGACCTCGACGACCATGTCCGACACGGTGAACACGTCCCCGTCCAGCGTCCCGTCGGTGACGACGAACCGGTCACCGGCGGCGGGCTGCCAGCGCAGGCCGGCCGCCCGCAAATCGGCGGCCAGCGGCACGGGCAGATCCTCGGAATCGGAGGGGATGGCCATCAGGCTCCTTGTCTCGGGCCGCCCGGGCGGCGGGTCGTCCGGTCAGCGGGGGTAGAAGGGCGCCGCGCCGTTGACGAACGGGCGATCGGTCAACGGGGACGTCCACTGGCCGTCGGCCTGCGAGCCCTGCAGGCGCCACACGCGACCGCTGAAGGCGACCAGCAGCGGCTGCCCGGGGGCGACGGCGATCGATTCCACGTCGTCGAAGATGCCCTGGTCGCTGATCGCGCGCCGGGTGTATCCGTCCAGCGAGACGGCGCGCAGGGTCCGGTAGCTGGTGGCGGTGGTCGCGGCGGCCACGACGAGCTCTCGCGAGCTGGCGAACTGCACTGCGCCCACCTTGACGAGGTCGGGCTGGATCGCGAGCAGGTTGCTCACCTGCCAGGTCGTCCCGGCCGATCCGGTCGGGTCCGGCGAGTCCCCGGGGGCGACGGACCCGTCGGAGGCCGCCGGGCTGATGACCCCCACGTACAGCCGTTCTCCGGCGACGAAAGCGATGTGCACACCGTCGGGCGAGAGCGCCACGGCCGTGACGGTTCCCCGCCCGACGAGGGCGCTGGAGCCGACTCGTTCGCGGCTGGTCCCGCCGCTGGTCGAGACGCGGTAGATCTCCGGCTTGAC
This window of the Nakamurella flava genome carries:
- the hpf gene encoding ribosome hibernation-promoting factor, HPF/YfiA family, whose amino-acid sequence is MDVVVKGRNVEIPEHFRTHVTEKLARTERYDPKIIRVDVELSHETNRRQSKTCQRVQITLSSRGPAIRAEASADSFYAALDAAVTKLETRLRRSADRRHHRQHDRLPVGVAAAEVSAGAVPGLADIATFDAVNGVALADETSDDSVDQEQDGPGRIVRVKDHPAEPITVDQALFQMELVGHDFYLFNDSDTQLPSVVYRRKGFDYGLLRLSS
- a CDS encoding DUF4203 domain-containing protein, producing MSGLVVLLVGAVLCFLGVGSVHWAVLASGFGAGWVLADLFGTSVAVTFLVAAATAVIAWVLATLVFKVASFVVGLVAGALVGARVFAAVGGRGSTLLLAIVVVVAVALVTGLLADRYRERALLWATALGGAGLVLSGLGLLWPGGLGFLRDPGSGWQQVLSSLIWVALGVFGWITQRRLFPEKLRLRSREERRT
- a CDS encoding ComF family protein, with amino-acid sequence MSALPAPLWLVPAPSRRTSARRRGGDPVTLMARRAAAVAVATIDQPCGVAPCLFTDWRAADSVGLDARERADNLRRRVRWSAGAAPPAGSDVLIVDDVFTTGATIACAAEVLRHRGLAVRGALVVASAVPFDHAAGPRYRRAPDG
- a CDS encoding pilus assembly protein CpaE, which produces MAIPSDSEDLPVPLAADLRAAGLRWQPAAGDRFVVTDGTLDGDVFTVSDMVVEVIGEGSGGQVLGFNGTTEWALDSVPLEATLWLPREGQLRRLLGRSFRRLEVHEGRFHVTVANVPGTAVTDAGPQDAEPQNDGPGMTGGGGEMPEQPFEGGTATEAYGRALLFVIGRALG